From Bradyrhizobium symbiodeficiens, the proteins below share one genomic window:
- a CDS encoding MFS transporter, producing the protein MSHLDEQALIRRLAWRLMPLLILLFLVAFIDRQNVSFAKLQMVSDLHLSEASYGFGSSLFFIGYVAFEVPSCLALERYGARLWLALLILSWGVVTVLMAFTSSASSFYALRFLLGAAEAGFYPGAVFYISTWFPEPHRIRMLGLFTLGSSLGNMLGGLTNGLLLDLNGTGGLAGWQWVFVGTGIPAVLLTFAVLIYLPSSPESARFLDESERQILAAAHARRQSRISAYNNPWAALWDPTVIAFGSVYMLYATAFYGVTYWLPTIVKAFGVSPTVNGLLNMIPWALGAAIVLAVPRLLRDDRSIFSAAMCATLLGASCFVASILLPDNTLRFIALAIGGPCLVLLNPCFWTFPPRFFSGARAAASIAAINSIGNLGGFFAQNLAPWVERQTGSVLGPMLVPSLCLGLLCIGSTLLWIRTLRQTA; encoded by the coding sequence ATGAGTCACCTCGACGAGCAGGCGCTGATTCGACGGCTGGCTTGGCGCCTCATGCCACTATTGATCCTGCTCTTTCTGGTGGCGTTCATCGACCGGCAGAATGTCAGCTTTGCAAAGCTGCAGATGGTCTCGGATCTGCACCTTTCGGAAGCGTCTTACGGTTTCGGATCATCGCTGTTCTTCATCGGCTACGTGGCATTCGAAGTACCGAGCTGTCTCGCTCTCGAACGGTACGGCGCCCGTCTCTGGCTGGCGCTGCTGATCCTCAGTTGGGGCGTGGTGACAGTGCTGATGGCGTTCACGTCGTCTGCGTCCTCGTTTTATGCCCTGCGCTTTCTGCTGGGCGCAGCGGAAGCCGGCTTCTATCCCGGAGCCGTGTTCTACATCAGCACGTGGTTTCCAGAACCCCACCGGATCCGGATGCTCGGCCTCTTCACCCTGGGCAGTAGCTTGGGCAACATGCTGGGGGGACTGACCAACGGCCTTTTGCTCGATCTCAACGGCACGGGAGGTCTTGCGGGCTGGCAGTGGGTGTTCGTCGGAACGGGCATACCAGCCGTGCTGCTCACGTTTGCAGTGCTGATCTATCTGCCCTCGTCTCCGGAGTCAGCGCGTTTTCTCGATGAATCGGAGAGGCAGATACTCGCGGCCGCGCATGCACGCCGGCAATCACGCATCTCCGCCTACAACAATCCATGGGCTGCCCTCTGGGATCCAACTGTCATAGCCTTTGGGTCCGTCTATATGCTTTATGCCACGGCCTTCTATGGTGTAACCTACTGGCTGCCCACGATCGTCAAGGCTTTCGGCGTTTCCCCGACCGTGAACGGGCTGTTGAACATGATCCCCTGGGCCCTCGGCGCGGCCATCGTCCTGGCCGTTCCCCGTCTTCTGCGCGACGACAGATCCATCTTCTCCGCGGCAATGTGTGCGACGCTGCTCGGCGCGAGTTGCTTCGTCGCGAGCATCCTGCTGCCGGATAACACGCTTCGCTTCATCGCGCTGGCGATCGGCGGCCCATGCCTCGTGCTGCTCAATCCGTGCTTCTGGACATTCCCGCCGCGCTTCTTCTCGGGTGCTCGTGCCGCAGCCAGCATCGCAGCGATAAACTCGATTGGGAATTTGGGCGGCTTCTTTGCCCAGAATCTCGCGCCCTGGGTCGAGCGGCAGACCGGCAGTGTACTTGGCCCGATGCTGGTACCATCGCTTTGCCTCGGACTCTTGTGCATCGGCTCGACCTTACTCTGGATTCGAACGCTGCGCCAAACGGCCTGA